The genomic region GCACGCTCGGCACCGATACCCTGGCGATTTGCAACCAGCTCGCAGCCTCCCTGCGGGGCACCTCGGCCTGGAGCAAGATCATCTACCTGGCCCCCTTCCTCGGGACCAACCTGGCCGCCGCCAGCACCCCGCTCGTCAACCGGCTGGGCTGGCCCCGGCCCACGATGTATAACCTGACCGATAACGACGTCGGAGACGCCCTCGGCATCCGCAAGCTGACCACCTCCGGCTATCTCCGCATTGACCTGCCCGCCGCCCTGCGCCCGCGTAACATCGGGGTGGGGATGTGGCGGCTGGCCGGGGCCGTGTCTTTGATCGGAGACAGCAGCGGGGCCTACCTTTATGTGCGCAGTACGGGCGCGGTCACGTTTACTTACGGGGGCTTCAGTGTCTACGCCTCGGGCACACTCTCGCCCGCCGCCGCCCGCCTTGGCCACTGGTATGGCACCGCCTCGCTCTCTTCCCCCTACGGCGAGCTCTTTCACGGCGGCCAGCTCTTCGCTACGGCCCCGCGCACCGGCACGCAGGACAATGGGCAATGGCACGATCAGCATTATCTCTTTGGAGGTTCTGTTGAATCCTCCGAGCAACTCGGCGTTTCCTATGTAACGAGCGGCCAGGTCAGCGCGGCCGAAGCGGCCGAGCTGCACGATGTGCTCGAAGCCGCCCTGATGGTACCGACCGGCCGGTCCGGAGCGCCCAGCCGCCGCCTGAGTGTGACCCCCGCCGTGCGGGTGCCCGCGCTGCCCGCCGTCTTTCCGGCGCCCGGCTGGCGCATCGTCCCCGGCTGCGACAAATCCCTCACGGCCTGCGCCGCCTACGCGAACCGCCACCGCTTCCGGGGCTTTCCCCACCTGCCCAAATCCAACCCGGCCCTCGTGGCCGTCAGCCAGACCACTTCGTCCTCCGGTAAAAAATGACCGCGCAACCTTATTTCTCAAGCGCCGAGCGCATCGGCAAACTCATGACCATCGCCGCCTCCTGGCTCGACACCCCTTATGTGCAATCGGGCGCGGTCAAGGGCTGCGGCGTCAGTTGCCATCGCCTGGCCGCCGCCGTCCTCTCTGAGGCGGGGGTGGCGATGGACGATGTGCCCGAGCGCGGAGACACCGGCCGCCGCCAGTTCGCGCAGGCCATGCGCGGCTGGCTGGAATCCCGGCCCGCCCGCTTCGCCCCGGTCGGCCCTGACGAGCCGCTCTGCCCTGGAGACATCCTGCTGTGCGATTTCGGGATCGGGCACATCGCCCTCTACCTCGGCGGTGAGCAGCGGGCCGTGCTGCAGGTGCTCCTGCGCGGAGCCACCCACCTGGCCAGCCTGCTGGACCCGCAACTGCAGGGGCGCGTCCGCGCGGCCTGGCGCCCGCTGGAAGGAGGCTGCGATGGGCAGTAAGCGTAATGACCAGACGCCGGAGCCCTCGCGCACCGAAACGGTCTCGGCCTACGACGAAGCCTTCGCCGTCTCCGAGGATGGTCGCCCGCTGCCGCTGGGCCGGGGCCAGTTCAAGGTCGCGGGCCGCTATGTCATCTGCCCCTTCTACGGGCAGTCTGTCTGGTATGAACCGACCAGCACCGGGGGAGGGAAAAAGTAATGGGATCGAGCAAAGGCTATGACCAGGGCGTGCCGCACTACATGGGC from Ruficoccus amylovorans harbors:
- a CDS encoding C40 family peptidase translates to MTAQPYFSSAERIGKLMTIAASWLDTPYVQSGAVKGCGVSCHRLAAAVLSEAGVAMDDVPERGDTGRRQFAQAMRGWLESRPARFAPVGPDEPLCPGDILLCDFGIGHIALYLGGEQRAVLQVLLRGATHLASLLDPQLQGRVRAAWRPLEGGCDGQ